A genomic segment from Pyrodictium occultum encodes:
- a CDS encoding ornithine cyclodeaminase family protein: MTVYLDAGDVDRLVDPEGLVEDVERLLASGASAPPRLSLEHRGSWLGVMPAAGQGFYAVKIVGVYPGNPGRGLPLVRGRLLLLDAETGEALLEADAAPATGWRTAAATAAALRLLGGTSGVLGVVGAGVQARYHLRLLTRLYSYSTVLVASRNKARAWELAKSYGGEAVSLEKLLRRSDVVVAATTSPSPVVLGGLLRSGAVVASVGAPRPVRELDREVLLRARCALVDTREGVLRESGDLDEEAVGETGVELVELGEALRGRKCGWGDIGLYKSVGTALLDLAAALHLYRRLRSAGS, encoded by the coding sequence TTGACGGTCTACCTGGATGCAGGGGACGTGGACCGCCTGGTCGACCCGGAGGGCCTCGTGGAGGATGTGGAGAGGCTGCTGGCCTCCGGGGCCTCTGCGCCTCCCAGGCTCTCGCTGGAGCACCGCGGCTCCTGGCTCGGCGTGATGCCCGCGGCGGGCCAGGGCTTCTACGCGGTTAAGATCGTCGGGGTCTACCCTGGCAACCCGGGGCGGGGCCTGCCCCTGGTCCGGGGCCGCCTGCTCCTCCTGGACGCCGAGACGGGGGAGGCCCTGCTAGAGGCCGACGCCGCCCCCGCCACCGGCTGGAGGACGGCCGCCGCCACGGCCGCCGCGCTCCGCCTCCTGGGCGGGACCAGCGGGGTGCTCGGCGTAGTCGGCGCGGGGGTGCAGGCCCGCTACCACCTCAGGCTGCTAACTCGCCTATACAGCTACAGCACGGTCCTGGTAGCTTCGAGGAACAAGGCGAGGGCGTGGGAGCTGGCCAAGAGCTACGGGGGCGAGGCCGTCTCCCTGGAGAAGCTTCTCCGCCGCTCCGACGTGGTGGTGGCAGCCACCACGTCCCCCAGCCCGGTGGTGCTGGGAGGCCTCCTGCGCAGCGGCGCCGTGGTGGCCAGCGTGGGCGCGCCGAGGCCGGTCAGGGAGCTGGACCGGGAGGTGCTGCTCCGGGCCCGCTGCGCCCTGGTGGACACGAGGGAGGGCGTGCTGAGGGAGAGCGGCGACCTCGACGAGGAGGCGGTGGGGGAGACGGGGGTGGAGCTGGTGGAGCTTGGGGAGGCGCTCCGGGGGAGGAAATGCGGCTGGGGCGATATCGGGCTCTATAAGAGCGTTGGGACCGCGCTGCTAGACCTTGCTGCCGCCCTCCACCTCTACCGCAGGCTGCGCTCCGCCGGCTCTTAG
- a CDS encoding branched-chain amino acid ABC transporter permease — translation MAIPVIGVALQPSFWLWVAVYSIVALSLNLEAGITGIPNFGKHLPVIIGAVVAAALPGYLGVALLPESLKQQLASTTGGSLNYAGEYNAFIAEALTKYYAAHPGLAAGLFLLVLVVAAALGAVVGWLAAYPAARLRADYLAILLLAAAEATLRVAYNAPQLGGTLGLTVPNTLVWLDSMLRGAGVPHAHTVSVLLITLLIAALTYAYMELLARAPVGRLLKSIRENEVAAESLGKDVARIKLKTLMVGSALAALAGALFMTWSLGWIATTYNRVSWTFWVWAMMILGGMANNLGVLLGVFTLVLVRQMITYNKTAIAPYLPFDPAWLDYLVLGSLLVILLMVRPQGLLPEKTTYPLPRKRLEEKAQGLRAGGAQPAVEVEGGSKV, via the coding sequence GTGGCCATCCCGGTTATAGGTGTGGCGCTCCAGCCTAGCTTCTGGCTCTGGGTAGCGGTCTACTCTATCGTGGCGCTCAGCCTCAACCTGGAGGCCGGTATAACAGGTATACCCAACTTCGGCAAGCACCTGCCGGTGATCATAGGCGCTGTTGTCGCGGCAGCCCTGCCGGGCTACCTGGGGGTGGCGCTGCTCCCCGAGAGTCTGAAGCAGCAGCTGGCCTCAACCACTGGGGGGAGCCTCAACTACGCCGGCGAGTACAACGCGTTCATAGCGGAGGCGCTGACCAAGTACTATGCAGCCCACCCGGGGCTCGCCGCCGGCCTCTTCCTGCTGGTGCTGGTAGTGGCAGCTGCACTGGGCGCCGTGGTGGGCTGGCTGGCCGCCTACCCGGCTGCAAGGCTCCGGGCGGACTACCTGGCCATACTCCTGCTCGCCGCCGCCGAGGCGACGCTGAGGGTGGCCTACAACGCCCCCCAGCTGGGCGGCACCCTGGGGCTGACGGTCCCCAACACGCTGGTGTGGCTGGATAGCATGCTCCGAGGCGCCGGCGTGCCCCACGCCCACACGGTGTCGGTGCTGCTGATAACCCTGCTGATAGCAGCATTAACCTATGCCTACATGGAGCTGCTGGCCCGCGCGCCGGTGGGCAGGCTGCTGAAGAGCATACGCGAGAACGAGGTCGCGGCCGAGAGCCTGGGCAAGGACGTGGCGAGGATAAAGCTGAAGACCCTCATGGTGGGCTCCGCTCTGGCGGCGCTGGCGGGCGCGCTGTTCATGACGTGGTCGCTGGGCTGGATAGCCACCACCTACAACAGGGTGTCCTGGACCTTCTGGGTCTGGGCCATGATGATACTGGGCGGCATGGCTAACAACCTGGGCGTGCTGCTGGGCGTCTTCACCCTGGTGCTGGTCCGCCAGATGATAACCTACAATAAGACCGCTATAGCGCCCTACCTGCCCTTCGACCCCGCCTGGCTCGACTACCTGGTGCTGGGCTCCCTGCTAGTGATACTGCTGATGGTGAGGCCGCAGGGCCTGCTGCCCGAGAAGACCACCTACCCGCTGCCCAGGAAGAGGCTGGAAGAGAAGGCCCAGGGGCTAAGAGCCGGCGGAGCGCAGCCTGCGGTAGAGGTGGAGGGCGGCAGCAAGGTCTAG
- a CDS encoding radical SAM protein — MGSREGERPPTYGIPPASVRLARVLAAAALQQAERFFTGLRESRAEPRSHVKEVAAAEGDHALYVHMPFCHQPLCSFCSFVRYPFDPERSRRYLKALAVEAAWLASTAERVRVPLVYIGGGTPTVDVYGLAETIDVLRSYFGRGLAVSVEANPIDINDESVSVLRSAGVRRLSIGVQALTAERLRRLGRLSHRVEDAVRAVEAARGRFETLNIDMIWGATGDTRGTVYEEALRALRLGASQVTFYPLMPPPGRRRLMMIRGEGPWHPEEPGLYEAVLRAALEAGYQPATPWCMNRGSRLIDEYVVEYDRFLALGLSGIGRTRRYVYVNCFTPEGYMRMVERRGHAALLARRLSPVEDMLYYASAMAFGLRWCPAVLLERYGRLAAPLSATVQALLRMIGEERRGDCYRLTRTASLYTAHAMQRSLYMAVNGLREWGMAAGV, encoded by the coding sequence TTGGGCAGCAGAGAAGGCGAGAGGCCGCCGACCTACGGGATCCCGCCCGCTTCAGTGCGGCTGGCCCGGGTGCTCGCGGCCGCGGCGCTCCAGCAGGCCGAGAGGTTCTTCACAGGCCTCCGGGAGAGCAGGGCCGAGCCCCGTAGCCACGTGAAGGAGGTTGCCGCGGCGGAGGGGGACCACGCGCTCTACGTCCACATGCCTTTCTGCCACCAGCCTCTCTGCAGCTTCTGCAGCTTCGTCCGCTACCCCTTCGACCCCGAGAGGAGCCGGAGGTACCTCAAGGCCCTAGCGGTGGAGGCCGCGTGGCTAGCCTCCACTGCTGAGAGGGTCCGGGTGCCCCTCGTCTACATAGGCGGGGGTACGCCCACCGTGGATGTATACGGGCTGGCGGAGACGATAGATGTGCTCCGGAGCTACTTCGGCCGCGGCCTGGCCGTGTCGGTGGAGGCCAACCCTATAGATATAAATGATGAAAGTGTCTCTGTGCTCCGCTCGGCGGGCGTGAGGAGGCTGAGCATAGGGGTCCAGGCGCTTACCGCCGAGAGGCTGCGGAGGCTCGGCAGGCTCAGCCACAGAGTGGAGGATGCGGTGAGGGCAGTGGAGGCTGCGAGGGGCCGGTTCGAGACCCTCAATATAGACATGATCTGGGGCGCCACGGGGGACACGCGCGGGACGGTGTACGAGGAAGCCCTGAGGGCGCTCAGGCTCGGAGCGAGCCAGGTCACCTTCTACCCGTTGATGCCCCCGCCGGGGCGGAGGAGGCTGATGATGATCCGGGGCGAGGGGCCCTGGCACCCGGAGGAGCCGGGGCTCTATGAGGCTGTACTCAGGGCCGCCCTGGAGGCCGGCTACCAGCCGGCGACCCCCTGGTGTATGAACCGGGGCTCTAGGCTCATAGACGAGTACGTGGTTGAATATGACAGGTTCCTCGCGCTGGGGCTCAGCGGGATAGGCCGCACCAGGCGCTATGTATACGTTAACTGCTTCACCCCCGAGGGCTACATGAGGATGGTCGAGAGGAGGGGCCATGCAGCCCTGCTAGCCAGGAGGCTCAGCCCCGTGGAGGACATGCTCTACTACGCCTCGGCCATGGCCTTCGGGCTCCGCTGGTGCCCCGCAGTGCTGCTGGAGCGCTACGGCCGGCTGGCAGCCCCGCTCAGCGCGACGGTGCAGGCGCTGCTAAGGATGATCGGCGAGGAGAGGAGGGGGGACTGCTACAGGCTCACGAGGACGGCCAGCCTCTACACGGCCCACGCGATGCAGCGGAGCCTCTACATGGCCGTCAACGGGCTCCGCGAGTGGGGGATGGCGGCGGGGGTCTAG
- a CDS encoding ATP-binding protein yields MRGSAKGGEPVGMVTGDSRPDYFVFTVDPERIPPLYDYVYVEAWETPPGEDTRVMVKILAQIRAMRRLAVGVSPEHPWPVIRNLSLPRGSDTVVAAARVLGYKWKGRIYLPRHAPPVGSWVYLASDELLRDFYSVEEPRRLHVGSLISRPSVPAYLDLEGVKRHVAIIAATGAGKTWASVVLIEELLKKGATIVVLDPHGEYTAMKRTAFRLGPGFEDSVRVLKARRDQEGDIQYRVSVASMSAEELASIAGVPAKATRIRSVIYGAKRLARWVAEATGEKKWLGLRGMIKVVQAAIDAAEVAKLQGSRLDRFAAELLRRLSVTASRDLQKAAATGRRLEEILSADEGLGRGIRRLWLALSKDSSPGYDAIRYLEELRRIGVYGVARLPLDQLLWPGTVTVVNLAGLRAEVQDHLAFNILSRVFNARLRHVRGVGGESYPYPVVVVVEEAHRFMPPKTQRQTRSRDIAATIASEGRKFGVFLVAITQRPSRIDPDVLSQLQGQVILRIVNPRDQEAVRDASEQVSQDLLDNLPGLNTGEAVVVGPLAPSPIMLRLRDRVLDYSGGDLSLAEAWAGGREDARLVEEIRKEALEKAGELLGEKPSDLGDALAAIAGLDPAPEILERALRLLARERVWASYSEETGTVYGEVETSGGRTYEAKVSLADRRSSCSCGSRQPCSHAVAVLLRALLDGLLAAPRQRGGQEDAWWSDFL; encoded by the coding sequence TTGAGGGGGAGTGCCAAGGGCGGCGAGCCGGTAGGCATGGTGACCGGTGACTCCAGGCCGGACTACTTCGTCTTCACCGTAGACCCCGAGAGGATACCACCCCTCTACGACTACGTCTACGTTGAGGCCTGGGAGACGCCGCCCGGCGAGGACACGAGGGTTATGGTGAAGATACTCGCCCAGATACGGGCGATGCGCCGGCTCGCCGTGGGCGTGTCCCCCGAGCACCCCTGGCCGGTGATAAGGAACCTCAGCCTCCCCCGGGGCAGCGACACTGTTGTCGCGGCGGCCCGGGTCCTGGGCTATAAGTGGAAGGGCCGCATCTACCTGCCCCGCCACGCTCCTCCGGTGGGGAGCTGGGTCTACCTCGCCTCCGACGAGCTTCTCCGCGACTTCTACTCGGTGGAGGAGCCCCGCCGGCTCCACGTGGGCAGCCTCATCTCGCGGCCCAGCGTCCCTGCCTACCTGGATCTCGAGGGCGTGAAGAGGCATGTGGCGATAATAGCGGCGACGGGCGCGGGGAAGACGTGGGCCAGCGTGGTGCTTATAGAGGAGCTGCTGAAGAAGGGTGCAACCATAGTTGTCCTGGACCCCCACGGCGAGTACACGGCTATGAAGAGGACGGCGTTCCGCCTGGGCCCTGGCTTCGAGGACTCGGTGCGCGTCCTCAAGGCCAGGAGGGACCAGGAGGGGGACATCCAGTACCGGGTCAGCGTGGCCAGCATGTCGGCGGAGGAGCTGGCCTCCATAGCCGGTGTGCCGGCTAAGGCCACGAGGATAAGGAGCGTGATCTACGGCGCTAAGCGGCTCGCCCGCTGGGTGGCCGAGGCGACGGGGGAGAAGAAGTGGCTAGGCCTCCGCGGCATGATAAAGGTGGTGCAGGCCGCCATAGACGCGGCCGAGGTCGCCAAACTGCAGGGTAGCAGGCTGGACCGGTTCGCCGCCGAGCTTCTGCGCCGCCTCAGCGTCACGGCTAGCAGGGACCTGCAGAAGGCCGCGGCCACGGGGAGGCGGCTGGAGGAGATACTCTCGGCCGACGAGGGGCTCGGCCGGGGGATAAGGAGGCTCTGGCTGGCCCTCAGCAAGGACAGCAGCCCCGGCTACGACGCGATACGCTACCTGGAGGAGCTGCGCCGCATAGGGGTCTACGGGGTCGCCCGCCTCCCCCTGGACCAGCTGCTCTGGCCGGGCACGGTCACGGTGGTGAACCTGGCCGGGCTCCGGGCCGAGGTGCAGGACCACCTGGCGTTCAACATCCTCTCGAGGGTGTTCAACGCGAGGCTCCGCCACGTGAGGGGCGTGGGCGGCGAGAGCTACCCCTACCCCGTGGTGGTCGTGGTGGAGGAGGCCCACAGGTTCATGCCGCCTAAGACGCAGAGGCAGACGCGGAGCCGCGACATAGCGGCGACCATAGCCAGTGAGGGCAGGAAGTTCGGCGTCTTCCTCGTAGCTATAACCCAGAGGCCCTCCAGGATAGACCCGGACGTGCTCAGCCAGCTCCAGGGCCAGGTGATACTCCGGATAGTGAACCCCAGGGACCAGGAGGCGGTCCGGGACGCCAGCGAGCAAGTGAGCCAGGACCTGCTGGACAACCTGCCGGGCCTCAACACCGGCGAGGCAGTGGTTGTGGGGCCCCTGGCCCCCAGCCCCATCATGCTCCGGCTCCGGGACAGGGTGCTGGACTACAGTGGCGGCGACCTGAGCCTCGCTGAGGCCTGGGCCGGCGGCCGCGAGGACGCTAGGCTGGTGGAGGAGATCAGAAAGGAGGCCCTGGAGAAGGCCGGCGAGCTTCTCGGCGAGAAGCCCAGCGACCTCGGGGACGCCTTGGCTGCTATAGCCGGGCTCGACCCGGCGCCGGAGATACTGGAGAGGGCGCTCCGGCTCCTCGCCAGGGAGAGGGTGTGGGCCAGCTACAGCGAGGAGACCGGCACGGTCTACGGCGAGGTGGAGACCAGCGGCGGCCGCACCTACGAGGCGAAGGTGAGCCTCGCCGACCGCCGGAGCAGCTGCAGCTGCGGCTCTAGGCAGCCCTGCAGCCACGCGGTCGCTGTCCTCCTCCGCGCCCTGCTCGACGGGCTCCTCGCGGCGCCCAGGCAGCGTGGCGGCCAGGAGGACGCCTGGTGGAGCGACTTCCTCTAG
- a CDS encoding Rossmann-like domain-containing protein, with protein MEAGEPWRRLSRALLEALDGPLRRWAGLRLADAFAGLSHVYLELEGGWCGVSLVPRWLPLEPLDAVLEDATPRMLARLAARGGGLAAAFAVAAVNAATGAWIECSPEPGVAVQRTGLASLLRVERGDTVVMLGYMPGLAGELAARGARVAVAELDPSLLSEAERAGYPVLRSMEETLEALRAADIVVASGSAVLDPPRLLKELAAAGAARERVLAGPTSSFHPLVAGRLGATLVAGTYIDRSVCRELRWAVAAGAGPHSLERRRRARLVKWVARPPPPSPTRGAR; from the coding sequence ATGGAGGCCGGGGAGCCCTGGAGGAGGCTCTCGAGGGCGCTGCTTGAGGCCCTCGACGGCCCCCTCCGCCGCTGGGCGGGGCTGAGGCTGGCGGACGCCTTCGCGGGGCTCAGCCACGTCTACCTCGAGCTGGAGGGCGGCTGGTGCGGGGTCAGCCTGGTCCCCCGCTGGCTCCCCCTGGAGCCGCTCGACGCGGTGCTGGAGGACGCGACCCCCAGGATGCTCGCCAGGCTGGCCGCCCGCGGGGGAGGCCTGGCGGCAGCCTTCGCCGTCGCGGCGGTCAACGCCGCCACGGGTGCGTGGATAGAGTGCAGCCCCGAGCCGGGGGTGGCGGTGCAGAGGACCGGGCTCGCCAGCCTCCTCCGCGTGGAGCGGGGCGACACCGTGGTGATGCTCGGCTACATGCCCGGGCTAGCGGGGGAGCTGGCCGCCCGGGGCGCCAGGGTGGCGGTGGCGGAGCTGGACCCCTCCCTCCTCTCGGAGGCGGAGAGGGCGGGCTACCCCGTGCTCCGCTCCATGGAGGAGACGCTGGAGGCCCTCCGGGCCGCGGACATAGTAGTCGCCTCGGGGAGCGCCGTGCTCGACCCGCCTAGGCTCCTCAAGGAGCTGGCCGCCGCGGGGGCTGCGAGGGAGCGGGTGCTGGCCGGCCCCACCTCCAGCTTCCACCCCCTCGTCGCCGGGAGGCTCGGGGCCACCCTGGTCGCGGGGACCTACATCGATCGGAGCGTCTGCAGGGAGCTGCGCTGGGCGGTGGCGGCCGGCGCCGGGCCCCACAGCCTAGAGCGGCGGCGCCGGGCCCGGCTGGTCAAGTGGGTCGCTAGACCCCCGCCGCCATCCCCCACTCGCGGAGCCCGTTGA
- a CDS encoding branched-chain amino acid ABC transporter permease, translating into MVSIIFLQNSLIYANALTLLAIGLTLTYLTTKIPNFAHGSLAIVGAYALFTVVAVYRHGIGLGFAASFLAGALAGLLQYILVLRTLQRRGTDPLGLMISTLGVDIFLIGVLNIYADILTGMHPATGTSRDWSLRGMVSGRVAGATEGFWISVGLTLAGLVALYLLLTRTRLGVAMRASIENPSLAEVLGVNVDLVYMLSWIIAGGFAGLAGGLLSFVLRINPVVGSEEVVSVFAASIVGGLQSLLGAVLGGYLVGLSETLGTGMLAEALNMPGLVVYRKVVSLSLIVIVLLLAPEGLMGVNWRKFVKRVTLRREEAVETS; encoded by the coding sequence ATGGTGTCGATAATATTCCTCCAGAACAGCCTCATCTACGCCAACGCTTTGACGCTGCTCGCTATAGGGCTCACGCTGACCTACCTAACCACTAAGATACCCAACTTCGCGCACGGCAGCCTCGCCATCGTGGGCGCCTACGCGCTGTTCACCGTGGTAGCGGTGTATAGGCATGGAATAGGCCTGGGGTTTGCCGCGTCCTTCCTGGCCGGCGCCCTGGCGGGGCTGCTCCAGTATATTCTCGTCCTCCGCACGCTCCAGCGGAGGGGCACTGACCCCCTGGGCCTCATGATATCCACGCTGGGCGTCGACATATTCCTCATAGGCGTTCTCAACATATACGCCGATATACTGACCGGCATGCACCCGGCCACGGGCACGAGCAGGGACTGGAGCCTCCGCGGCATGGTCTCTGGCAGAGTCGCGGGCGCGACGGAGGGCTTCTGGATCTCCGTCGGTCTCACGCTCGCCGGCCTGGTGGCGCTCTACCTGCTGTTGACAAGGACCAGGCTCGGCGTGGCGATGAGGGCTAGCATCGAGAACCCCAGCCTGGCGGAGGTGCTAGGGGTCAACGTGGACCTGGTCTACATGCTCTCCTGGATTATCGCCGGCGGGTTCGCGGGGCTTGCCGGCGGGCTGCTCTCATTCGTGCTCCGCATCAACCCCGTGGTGGGCAGCGAGGAGGTGGTGAGCGTGTTTGCCGCCAGCATAGTGGGCGGGCTGCAGAGCCTGCTGGGCGCCGTGCTCGGCGGCTACCTGGTGGGGCTCAGCGAGACCCTCGGCACCGGCATGCTCGCCGAGGCGCTCAACATGCCTGGGCTGGTCGTCTACCGTAAGGTGGTCTCCCTATCCCTCATAGTTATAGTACTGCTCCTGGCCCCCGAGGGGCTGATGGGGGTCAACTGGAGGAAGTTTGTTAAACGCGTAACCCTGAGGAGGGAGGAGGCTGTTGAGACAAGCTAG